In Niallia sp. FSL W8-0635, one genomic interval encodes:
- a CDS encoding alpha/beta hydrolase family protein, translated as MTKVNTIKWKDEHIVLSIDYPKETYDEYKTVIICHGLIGSRVGVDRLFVKTSNLLTEKGYLVIRFDYKGCGESSGEYGSNRLSDLIEQTEAIIKFAYNELPIKELILLGHSLGGAVALLTAINDMRVSRLIQWAAVGNPAFDIKRIFGEERLRELAEKEVVDFNGYSFYQTYFESLSEYHPLETCNSFSGDVLLAHGSADQDIPYHYMNDYKNKYLQREMGTVEGLLIENGKHTFSSASQFNELINGTIQWLERN; from the coding sequence ATGACAAAGGTGAACACGATTAAATGGAAGGATGAACATATCGTACTTTCTATTGATTATCCTAAAGAAACCTATGATGAATATAAGACTGTGATTATATGTCATGGATTAATTGGTAGTAGAGTAGGAGTAGACAGATTATTTGTTAAAACAAGTAATCTACTTACGGAAAAAGGTTACTTGGTGATTCGTTTTGATTATAAAGGGTGTGGAGAATCTAGTGGTGAATATGGTAGTAATCGGTTGTCTGATTTAATCGAACAAACAGAAGCAATCATAAAATTTGCGTATAATGAGCTTCCGATAAAAGAACTTATTTTATTGGGACATAGTCTTGGTGGAGCTGTCGCATTATTAACAGCCATTAATGACATGCGAGTTAGCCGTCTAATTCAATGGGCTGCTGTCGGAAATCCAGCATTTGATATTAAACGAATATTTGGAGAGGAGAGGCTGAGGGAATTAGCAGAAAAAGAAGTGGTTGATTTTAATGGTTATTCCTTTTATCAAACATATTTTGAATCATTATCAGAATATCATCCGTTAGAAACCTGCAACTCTTTTTCTGGAGACGTCCTATTAGCACATGGTTCTGCAGATCAGGATATCCCCTATCACTATATGAATGATTACAAAAATAAGTATTTACAACGTGAAATGGGGACGGTTGAAGGATTACTTATTGAAAATGGCAAACATACTTTTTCATCCGCTAGTCAGTTTAATGAATTAATAAATGGGACAATTCAATGGTTAGAAAGGAATTAA
- a CDS encoding histidinol-phosphatase HisJ family protein gives MYYIDYHHHSNHSFDSKAVMMEICQEALNKGIKEICFTEHFSVNPEAPTYGHMIWKEYLSDIQKCQTTYENQLVIKVGVELCEPHLMREQYKAALSSIPFDYILGSVHNLSGFTLRKYMHAHPERDIYLDYFKEMHALVSYADIDVLAHFDLMKRYAHTTRGIYHFPDYQDIITSILQIAINRGIGLEINTSGWRTSLNESLPSIEVLKLYRELGGELLTIGSDSHKKEDVGVGFTQAINIAKEAGFNAYYTFEKRKPIRIPM, from the coding sequence ATGTATTATATTGATTATCATCACCATTCCAATCATTCATTTGATTCGAAAGCGGTAATGATGGAAATTTGCCAAGAAGCACTAAATAAAGGGATAAAGGAGATTTGTTTTACAGAGCATTTTTCCGTTAATCCAGAAGCACCAACTTATGGTCATATGATTTGGAAAGAGTACCTTTCAGATATCCAAAAATGCCAGACTACATATGAAAATCAACTTGTTATAAAGGTAGGGGTTGAATTATGCGAGCCACATTTAATGCGAGAACAGTATAAAGCGGCATTATCCTCCATTCCATTTGACTACATACTTGGCTCTGTTCATAATCTTTCTGGCTTTACCCTTAGAAAATACATGCATGCACACCCAGAAAGAGATATTTATCTCGATTATTTTAAAGAGATGCATGCATTAGTTTCCTATGCAGATATTGACGTACTTGCACATTTTGATTTAATGAAAAGATATGCGCATACTACAAGAGGAATTTATCACTTTCCAGACTATCAAGATATCATAACTTCCATCTTACAGATAGCAATTAATAGAGGAATTGGATTAGAAATCAACACTTCTGGTTGGCGTACAAGTCTAAATGAATCCTTGCCTTCTATAGAGGTTTTAAAGCTTTATCGTGAATTGGGTGGGGAGCTACTAACGATTGGATCAGATTCCCATAAAAAAGAAGATGTTGGAGTAGGTTTTACACAAGCTATTAATATAGCAAAAGAAGCAGGTTTCAATGCTTATTATACATTTGAAAAAAGAAAACCAATTCGCATTCCTATGTAA
- the manA gene encoding mannose-6-phosphate isomerase, class I yields the protein MNEPLFFKPVFKDRIWGGTALRSFGYEIPSETTGECWAFSAHPHGQSMVKNGPLAGKNLEALWENHRELFGNMEGNRFPLLTKILDANQDLSVQVHPNDDYAKVHENGELGKTECWYIIDCKAGAEIIFGHHANSKEELAEMIAENKWDELLNKVPVKKGDFFFVPSGTIHAIGEGIIILETQQNSDTTYRVYDYDRKDSEGNTRELHIEQSINVTTVPHQLAATSPSVEKQGNMEITNFVSCDYFTVEKWALDGNETREQDQAFLLCSVIEGDGSLKKDGKDFAFKKGDHFLLPNKFGTFELNGKAELIVSYI from the coding sequence ATGAATGAGCCATTATTTTTTAAACCAGTATTTAAAGATAGAATTTGGGGCGGTACAGCATTGCGTAGCTTTGGTTATGAAATACCAAGTGAAACAACAGGAGAGTGTTGGGCATTTTCCGCACATCCACATGGACAAAGCATGGTTAAGAACGGCCCATTAGCAGGGAAAAATTTAGAAGCGTTATGGGAAAATCATCGTGAGCTTTTTGGAAATATGGAAGGCAATCGTTTTCCTTTATTAACAAAAATATTAGATGCAAATCAGGACTTATCTGTACAGGTTCATCCAAATGATGATTATGCAAAGGTTCATGAAAATGGAGAGCTGGGAAAAACAGAGTGCTGGTATATTATTGATTGTAAAGCTGGAGCTGAAATTATTTTTGGTCATCACGCTAATTCGAAAGAAGAGTTAGCTGAGATGATAGCTGAAAATAAATGGGATGAGTTATTAAACAAAGTTCCTGTAAAGAAAGGCGATTTCTTCTTTGTACCAAGTGGAACGATTCACGCAATTGGAGAAGGCATCATTATTCTTGAAACCCAACAAAATTCCGATACAACTTATCGTGTATATGATTATGATCGTAAAGATAGTGAAGGGAATACAAGGGAGCTACATATTGAGCAATCAATCAATGTTACGACTGTTCCTCATCAATTAGCAGCGACTTCTCCATCTGTTGAAAAGCAAGGAAATATGGAGATTACGAATTTTGTTTCATGCGACTATTTTACAGTGGAAAAATGGGCGTTAGATGGAAACGAAACAAGAGAGCAAGATCAAGCCTTCTTATTATGCAGTGTAATTGAGGGAGATGGTTCTCTTAAAAAGGATGGGAAAGATTTTGCTTTCAAAAAAGGCGATCATTTCTTGTTGCCAAATAAATTCGGTACCTTTGAATTAAATGGAAAAGCAGAACTTATTGTTTCTTATATCTAA
- a CDS encoding MFS transporter: MNKEALWTKGFIQIWVSNFFLFMTFYFLLVSLPIYAIRELNGKQSTAGLIVTVFIITAILIRPVAGNLMQKIGKRAIFLTSLLIFLVASIFYLFTDSLTGLLIVRALHGIGFGMATTATGTIVADILPSSRRGEGMGYYSMSMNLAMVIGPFIGLQAINSWGTSTLFILAVIFAFFAVLTGGFMKMESEADMEKVEIERTEKKGFQFNQIIENTAVKISVVAAMFGIVYSSILSFVSVYAENKGFISVSGYFFVVYAIFMLMARPFAGKWFDRYGANKIVYPCIILFSGGMILLGLADSEWMFLLSAALIGLGYGSMFPCLQTIAIQKAAPHRRGLATATFLSIFDIGIGFGSYIVGIIGDAIGLNAFYTFSSIYILIGIAVYYYLHGKTIRKETIVTKKEQLNTGA; this comes from the coding sequence GTGAATAAAGAAGCATTATGGACAAAGGGATTTATCCAAATATGGGTAAGTAACTTTTTTTTATTTATGACGTTTTATTTTTTATTAGTTTCATTACCAATTTATGCAATACGTGAATTAAATGGAAAGCAGTCTACAGCAGGTTTAATTGTTACTGTTTTCATTATTACAGCTATTCTTATAAGACCTGTCGCCGGTAATTTAATGCAAAAGATTGGGAAAAGGGCAATTTTCCTAACATCTTTACTTATCTTCCTAGTTGCGTCTATTTTTTACTTATTTACTGATTCTCTAACGGGTTTACTTATTGTTCGTGCTTTACACGGAATTGGATTTGGGATGGCAACAACAGCTACAGGAACAATTGTTGCCGACATTCTGCCAAGCTCTAGAAGAGGAGAAGGCATGGGGTATTATTCAATGAGTATGAATTTAGCCATGGTAATTGGTCCATTTATTGGCCTTCAAGCTATTAATTCTTGGGGAACTTCCACTCTATTTATACTAGCAGTTATATTTGCATTTTTCGCGGTTCTAACAGGTGGATTTATGAAAATGGAATCGGAAGCAGACATGGAAAAGGTTGAAATAGAGCGTACGGAGAAGAAAGGTTTTCAGTTCAATCAAATTATTGAAAATACCGCAGTGAAAATTAGTGTAGTTGCGGCAATGTTTGGAATTGTATATTCGTCGATTCTTTCCTTTGTATCTGTTTATGCAGAGAATAAAGGCTTTATTAGTGTTTCTGGTTATTTCTTTGTTGTATATGCAATCTTTATGTTAATGGCAAGACCATTTGCTGGAAAATGGTTTGATCGCTATGGAGCAAATAAAATTGTTTATCCTTGTATCATTTTATTCTCTGGTGGAATGATTTTGCTTGGACTGGCTGATTCTGAATGGATGTTTTTACTTTCCGCTGCATTAATTGGTTTAGGATATGGATCGATGTTTCCATGTCTTCAAACAATTGCCATTCAAAAAGCAGCACCACATAGAAGAGGGCTTGCAACGGCAACATTCTTATCTATTTTTGATATCGGGATTGGCTTCGGTTCGTATATAGTTGGGATTATTGGAGATGCCATTGGCCTAAACGCCTTTTATACTTTTAGTAGTATTTATATTTTAATTGGAATTGCTGTTTATTACTATTTACATGGTAAAACGATTAGAAAAGAAACGATAGTAACAAAGAAAGAACAATTAAATACGGGTGCTTAA
- a CDS encoding MarR family winged helix-turn-helix transcriptional regulator, translated as MNKTHDLFHSIQQLARQFTKELNIALEPFDIYSSEWAILFVLKENGPLAQKEIAEYLSIEAPPVTRTVKKLVEKNYVLQVKGEDRRTNKVFLTDLALNEYAKWEEAVLQANKGLLAQLPAESWEYLHQITSGWSHSLAIKEENK; from the coding sequence ATGAACAAGACTCATGACTTATTCCATTCTATCCAACAGCTTGCTCGACAATTTACGAAGGAATTAAATATAGCATTAGAGCCATTTGATATTTATAGTTCAGAATGGGCAATTTTATTTGTATTAAAAGAGAATGGTCCACTTGCTCAAAAAGAAATTGCAGAGTATTTATCAATTGAAGCTCCTCCTGTTACTCGTACAGTTAAAAAGCTCGTGGAAAAAAATTATGTTCTCCAAGTGAAAGGAGAAGACAGACGCACAAATAAAGTGTTTCTAACAGATTTAGCATTAAACGAATACGCAAAATGGGAAGAGGCTGTGTTACAAGCAAACAAGGGCTTGCTTGCACAATTACCAGCTGAATCATGGGAGTATTTACATCAAATCACTTCTGGATGGTCCCATTCATTAGCAATCAAGGAGGAAAATAAGTGA
- a CDS encoding MOSC domain-containing protein, with translation MMIMGNIQNIMRYPVKSFTGEYLSKAQIMSYGIYGDRSHAFIDRTNRDKHLTITQFPEMVTYKACFLGEESLDVFPKLKVIARDGIEYDWDDQALLDRLEEETNRTLETITYSPTYVPFPAIEVDNILLISTEALAELSTSFGEPIDERRFRGNIIYDIQEVGIKEQDLIGKQIKIGSEVILEINQFCERCMIITVDPKTGTRQPKLLKQIVKERNNHLGMYARVIQTGTIHIGDQMTIL, from the coding sequence ATGATGATTATGGGAAATATCCAAAATATTATGCGATATCCTGTAAAATCCTTTACAGGTGAATATCTTTCAAAGGCACAAATCATGTCATATGGCATCTATGGGGATAGAAGTCATGCATTTATTGATAGGACAAATCGGGATAAGCATTTAACTATTACTCAATTTCCTGAAATGGTTACATACAAAGCATGTTTTTTAGGAGAAGAGTCTTTAGATGTGTTTCCTAAACTAAAAGTGATAGCAAGGGATGGAATAGAATATGATTGGGATGACCAAGCATTATTGGATAGATTAGAAGAGGAAACGAATCGAACGTTAGAGACTATTACCTATTCCCCTACCTATGTTCCATTCCCAGCTATTGAAGTTGACAATATACTTCTTATCTCAACAGAGGCATTAGCAGAATTATCGACATCATTCGGTGAACCAATCGATGAGAGAAGATTTAGAGGCAATATTATTTACGATATACAAGAAGTGGGCATAAAAGAACAGGATTTAATTGGGAAGCAAATTAAAATTGGATCAGAAGTAATTCTCGAAATAAATCAATTCTGTGAAAGATGTATGATAATAACCGTCGATCCTAAAACAGGAACAAGACAGCCCAAGCTGTTAAAACAGATAGTAAAAGAAAGAAATAATCATTTGGGCATGTATGCTCGTGTTATTCAGACAGGAACCATTCATATTGGTGATCAAATGACAATTTTATAA
- a CDS encoding DUF3889 domain-containing protein encodes MKILKFPFIKILLVGLFLMQINIPIQAEAEGLPSYVKWGRIAMTKAQEKYPNSEVTDYLHVGKEDKKGTSVEKFKLIVKKDQKEIGVFVNLTFDTRTERLLSVDMEETQP; translated from the coding sequence ATGAAAATATTAAAGTTTCCATTCATAAAAATCTTGTTAGTTGGTTTATTCCTAATGCAGATTAACATTCCTATACAGGCTGAAGCAGAAGGACTACCTTCTTATGTTAAATGGGGAAGAATTGCCATGACAAAAGCTCAAGAAAAATACCCTAATAGTGAAGTTACAGATTATCTGCATGTTGGCAAGGAAGATAAAAAAGGTACTTCTGTTGAAAAATTTAAGCTTATTGTAAAAAAAGATCAAAAGGAAATCGGTGTATTTGTTAACTTAACTTTTGATACAAGAACGGAACGATTGTTATCTGTTGATATGGAAGAGACTCAACCCTAA
- a CDS encoding biotin transporter BioY, whose product MKQWKALDITMIALFVAFMAVGANVTSFLIIGGVPVTLQTFFAILAGLLLGKRLGSIAMVVYMLVGLIGIPIFAGVSGGLIILTKPSFGFILAFILTAFIVGLIAEKKPSIPTFVFSAFIGLIINYIIGTSWMYMAYKLWYLAPAGFTYQLLWSWMAFPLIKDVILTLIAGVVGYRLYNSVIKKSSLQAHWHSNSTH is encoded by the coding sequence TTGAAACAGTGGAAAGCTCTAGATATTACAATGATTGCATTATTCGTTGCTTTTATGGCAGTTGGCGCCAATGTTACCAGTTTTCTTATAATTGGTGGAGTTCCTGTAACGCTTCAAACATTTTTTGCCATCCTAGCAGGTCTACTTCTAGGCAAAAGACTAGGAAGCATTGCCATGGTCGTTTATATGCTCGTTGGACTTATTGGGATTCCCATTTTTGCGGGTGTTTCTGGAGGACTGATTATCCTAACCAAACCATCTTTTGGATTTATTTTAGCTTTTATCCTTACTGCTTTTATTGTTGGTTTAATTGCCGAAAAAAAACCATCCATTCCAACCTTTGTTTTTAGTGCATTTATTGGGTTAATAATCAATTACATAATTGGTACAAGCTGGATGTATATGGCATATAAGTTATGGTATTTGGCACCTGCTGGATTTACCTACCAACTACTATGGAGCTGGATGGCTTTCCCGCTTATAAAAGATGTTATTCTTACGTTAATTGCAGGAGTAGTCGGTTACCGATTATATAATTCGGTAATAAAGAAAAGCTCTCTCCAAGCACATTGGCATTCAAATTCTACGCATTAA
- a CDS encoding copper resistance CopC/CopD family protein, whose amino-acid sequence MEKVKWRKLLLLQLAALIFYFIGVNTVSAHAYITNSTPNENEILETAPSNVYIEFNEKIQTGFTILNVLNSSGERVDQKNVMIDPKTEKSITVDLEPDLPNDIYTVEWRVVSADGHSVSGMIPFSIGELPEGATFPTQQENGNMFTFISTMINKGFLYTGFSLYMGLFLFYLIWYKGKQVSNNLVKRTKTVSITAIILLAISIISFIVIQTQSYAGGGLLASLSVRNLMETLRSTKEGTIWILQMILLAILYVSHLSIWKKEAYLEKKRWVIPGLAFLGIMLSKAFLGHPSSSPYETVAILFDFAHLVSASIWLGGMLVIILFLREGIFAKEGEGHDLYWASMEKYSLWALFSVAVLAISGAINASLLIPDFHSLVSTAYGKVLLIKVALLVLMLIFGGYHLVSRILLKKKEFYKLSIKIEIVLGILVLLVTSAFTQIQTPTLPIDLPFYEEAELAYNENISLSITPKKTGVQNQYEVFVFDNNRKPIDPIEQITISLIHGEKETSFPLTKEKDGHYFAENLQLNQPGNWEVEIHVLTDELESLDYSFKIQVR is encoded by the coding sequence ATGGAAAAAGTGAAATGGAGAAAGCTATTATTGCTACAATTAGCTGCACTTATATTTTATTTTATAGGAGTTAATACAGTATCTGCCCATGCGTATATTACCAATTCCACTCCTAATGAAAATGAAATATTAGAAACAGCACCGAGTAATGTTTACATAGAGTTTAATGAAAAAATCCAAACAGGTTTTACAATATTAAATGTCTTAAACTCTTCTGGAGAGCGGGTAGATCAGAAGAATGTGATGATAGACCCAAAAACAGAGAAATCGATAACAGTAGATTTAGAGCCAGACTTACCTAACGATATTTATACAGTTGAATGGAGAGTAGTATCGGCAGATGGACATTCCGTTTCTGGAATGATTCCTTTTAGTATCGGAGAATTACCTGAGGGTGCAACATTTCCAACCCAACAAGAAAATGGAAATATGTTTACCTTTATAAGCACAATGATAAATAAAGGCTTTCTCTATACTGGCTTTTCTTTATATATGGGGCTTTTCTTATTCTATTTGATCTGGTATAAAGGCAAGCAAGTATCCAATAACTTAGTAAAAAGGACCAAAACAGTGTCCATTACTGCAATAATATTACTTGCTATCAGTATTATCAGTTTTATCGTCATTCAAACACAAAGCTATGCTGGTGGTGGTTTACTAGCATCCTTAAGTGTAAGAAATTTAATGGAAACTTTGAGAAGTACGAAAGAAGGGACCATTTGGATTCTGCAAATGATCCTGTTGGCTATTCTCTATGTGAGCCATCTTTCTATTTGGAAAAAGGAAGCATATTTAGAAAAAAAACGCTGGGTTATCCCTGGATTAGCGTTTTTAGGCATTATGCTTTCAAAAGCATTTCTTGGGCATCCATCTAGTTCCCCATATGAAACAGTGGCGATTTTGTTTGATTTTGCACATTTAGTCTCAGCTTCTATTTGGCTTGGTGGTATGCTTGTCATTATCTTGTTTTTAAGAGAAGGTATATTTGCTAAGGAAGGAGAAGGACATGATTTATATTGGGCTAGTATGGAAAAATATTCACTATGGGCCCTTTTCTCTGTTGCTGTCCTTGCTATTTCTGGAGCAATAAATGCTTCTTTATTAATACCTGATTTTCATTCCCTAGTTAGTACGGCATACGGGAAAGTCTTACTTATCAAAGTTGCTTTACTAGTGCTTATGCTAATATTTGGAGGCTATCATTTGGTTAGTAGAATTCTTCTAAAAAAGAAAGAGTTCTATAAATTATCAATTAAAATAGAAATTGTGCTTGGAATTTTGGTATTACTCGTAACGAGCGCATTTACGCAAATCCAAACACCAACCTTGCCTATTGATTTGCCATTTTATGAAGAAGCAGAACTAGCATATAATGAAAATATTAGCTTATCCATTACGCCTAAAAAAACGGGTGTTCAAAATCAATATGAAGTGTTTGTGTTTGATAATAATCGTAAACCAATTGATCCAATTGAACAAATTACGATAAGCTTAATCCATGGGGAGAAAGAAACGTCCTTTCCTTTAACGAAAGAGAAAGATGGCCATTATTTTGCAGAAAATCTTCAATTGAATCAGCCAGGTAATTGGGAAGTTGAGATACATGTTTTAACAGATGAATTAGAATCACTAGATTATTCCTTTAAAATTCAAGTTAGATAA
- a CDS encoding cation diffusion facilitator family transporter yields the protein MKEFIFLLKNGNRSALLAALVNTIISIIKGFAFFLSGNVAMFAETMHSLGDAANQFFVFIGSALSKKAPTKRFPGGFGRLVNVVLLFAVLIVGIMAYETIREGIDHVIRPQESTGFFLIIIVLSISVSLEFIVLIKAMKEIVTNAGLKTKGWKLLTTSFAYLKSAKPATKLVFLEDSVATAGGLLAILAVVISEYTNFKQAEGIASIIIGIFMFIIVGRVFLDNAAGAIGEADLEMQGVIGNIAMKDPDVRDIQGLAVYKEGEDFHVELSIEIDSKLTVEQADNIRQRIEKQIFTEKGVSDIIIEFDKDDGILNWPHSIHKYEKRKKILEKHSSWKNVD from the coding sequence ATGAAAGAATTCATTTTTTTACTTAAGAACGGAAATCGATCTGCTCTCCTTGCTGCACTCGTAAATACTATTATTTCCATCATAAAAGGATTTGCTTTTTTTCTATCAGGCAATGTTGCTATGTTTGCAGAAACCATGCACTCTCTAGGAGACGCAGCCAATCAATTTTTTGTATTTATTGGATCTGCATTAAGCAAAAAGGCGCCTACCAAGCGGTTTCCAGGTGGTTTTGGCAGACTTGTCAATGTCGTTTTATTGTTTGCCGTTCTTATTGTCGGTATAATGGCATATGAAACAATCCGGGAAGGCATTGACCATGTAATTAGACCACAGGAATCAACAGGCTTTTTTCTTATAATTATCGTTCTTTCTATATCTGTTTCCCTTGAATTTATTGTGTTAATAAAGGCAATGAAAGAAATTGTGACGAATGCTGGGCTGAAAACGAAAGGATGGAAATTATTAACTACTAGTTTTGCCTATTTAAAATCTGCAAAACCTGCAACGAAATTGGTATTTTTAGAAGATTCGGTTGCAACCGCTGGAGGCTTATTAGCAATCCTTGCTGTCGTTATATCTGAATATACAAACTTTAAGCAAGCAGAAGGAATCGCATCGATTATCATCGGTATCTTTATGTTCATCATAGTTGGAAGAGTTTTCCTAGACAATGCAGCTGGTGCGATTGGCGAGGCTGATTTAGAAATGCAGGGTGTAATTGGAAACATTGCCATGAAAGATCCAGATGTCCGAGATATTCAAGGCCTTGCCGTATATAAAGAAGGCGAAGATTTTCATGTAGAACTAAGCATTGAAATCGATAGTAAACTTACAGTAGAACAAGCGGATAATATAAGACAACGAATCGAAAAACAAATATTTACAGAAAAAGGAGTATCTGATATCATAATTGAGTTTGATAAGGATGATGGTATTTTAAACTGGCCACATTCCATCCATAAATATGAAAAACGAAAGAAAATCCTAGAAAAGCATTCCTCCTGGAAAAATGTTGATTGA
- a CDS encoding LLM class flavin-dependent oxidoreductase: MGKILKDIKFSVLDLAPIKEGSNAAESFKESLELARLAEQWGYNRYWVAEHHSMPGIASSATSVLIGYLAGGTNEIRIGSGGIMLPNHSPLVIAEQFGTLESMYPGRIDLGLGRAPGSDQLTARALRRFQSDGNDFPELVEELRTYLKPYEDTQLPVRAIPGEGLKIPIWLLGSSDFSARLAGRLGLPFAFASHFSPDYTVPALNTYYNTFIPSDILEKPYTMVGVNIIAADTDEKAEFLATSSQQQFLNLIRNNPTPLKPPVPNMEEVWSAYEKSIVQQQLKSSIIGSKETVARKLQAFLDITQADEMIINTQVYSQADRKRSYEIVKNIVM, encoded by the coding sequence ATGGGAAAAATATTGAAGGATATCAAGTTTTCTGTACTTGATTTAGCACCGATAAAAGAAGGTAGTAATGCTGCGGAAAGTTTTAAAGAGAGTTTAGAACTTGCTCGTCTTGCTGAACAATGGGGATATAATCGTTATTGGGTAGCGGAACACCATAGTATGCCTGGAATAGCTAGTAGTGCAACCTCCGTATTGATTGGTTATTTAGCTGGAGGAACGAACGAAATTAGAATTGGTTCTGGGGGCATTATGCTACCAAATCATTCTCCATTAGTTATCGCCGAGCAATTTGGGACGTTAGAATCCATGTATCCCGGTCGCATTGATTTAGGTTTAGGGAGAGCGCCTGGAAGTGATCAATTGACCGCGAGAGCATTACGTCGTTTTCAAAGTGATGGAAATGATTTTCCTGAATTAGTAGAGGAATTAAGAACGTACTTAAAGCCATATGAAGACACTCAATTGCCTGTAAGAGCGATTCCAGGAGAAGGATTAAAGATACCAATTTGGTTGTTAGGATCTAGTGATTTTAGTGCAAGATTAGCTGGGCGCCTTGGTCTTCCATTTGCATTTGCAAGCCATTTTTCACCAGATTATACAGTGCCGGCACTTAACACCTATTATAATACGTTTATACCATCGGATATATTGGAAAAGCCATATACAATGGTAGGTGTAAATATCATTGCAGCAGACACAGATGAAAAAGCTGAATTTCTTGCAACTTCTTCTCAACAGCAGTTCTTAAATCTTATCCGAAATAATCCGACGCCATTAAAGCCGCCGGTTCCGAATATGGAAGAGGTATGGAGTGCTTATGAGAAATCAATTGTACAACAGCAATTAAAATCGTCCATTATTGGTTCGAAGGAAACGGTTGCGAGAAAATTACAGGCGTTCTTAGATATAACTCAAGCAGATGAAATGATTATAAATACCCAAGTTTATTCGCAAGCAGATCGAAAACGCTCCTATGAAATAGTAAAAAATATAGTGATGTAA